The following proteins come from a genomic window of Paucimonas lemoignei:
- a CDS encoding type VI secretion protein IcmF, with translation MKDFLKKLATTLSKTWVWSLLIVLAVVLLIWFAGPVFAISDNKFWESPANRWLSISIVFLLWGLLMVFAGWRAGVRKSQDDSSSGQSSLEAAEKINEEHKELRGRFLDALQTLKTSSLYSGHSERWRTELPWYLVIGPTNVGKTSLLDFSGLDFPLNKLERKLTRDTLGTRYCDWYFANNAVLIDTSGRYLTQQDEVAKSAWATLLTQLRKRRRSRPLNGILVTIDIDSLRGAETDVEILARQVRQRLKEVQQRLHVNLPVYLILSKADRVQGFDAFFDQLSREESDQVFGTTFSKEQNGTDAIVLRAEFDALLHRLNDQVVPRLHVERDIGRRGLILEFPNHLAKLGERLCLFVDMAFTGSRYQRASQLRGFYLTSAPHLADALDKDAASIGAKTGMASKVLPTLRAGRSRFIHHLLSRVIFPEAELAGLDSREAKRIHWRHRALYGGAIFVLIGFALAWTHGFSTNHDRLEKVRELGGQLAQLRSGLNPEDDELVALKVLDTSFDASTIFPNVDAIALHERSGLYQGEPSNRVLATAYRHDLEKQLLPRVAASLERQIRSNLQDRDRLLGSLRAYLMLDLSERRDTDWLKEWIATDWSIRYSGNTSAQNGLGGHLQRLLDQPFNYPLNTELVTQARQILRGESMANVVYRALRDQAHGLPTYRLGQHLGSHGAAFSGADYIIPGFFTQQGYQQSFVSKGTALVSTILRDNWVLGEGSNISEMDLRRLMVELEQLYFRDYANHWSEAVGRVGLQSFTTAAEGADQLASLTAAHSPLLQLLIEIRDNTHFQTLDEQIELLKTNGLKKTTALGNVAKAAAEQAKEAVTKALPDTAKKSLQRRFEPLHRLLDENNGPAADLIPSLQALNEMQLQLSNLARSSQQEQTAYELAKGRMAGQRDPIGSLRNASTRLPAPINGWLNATADDTWSLVLADAYQYLNQRYQSELLSFYGNALDKRYPFNAHSTSDVALNDFREFFKTQGVMDKFFDSYLRPFVSGTPGNYRLRSVDGRSLPMSRGFLEQMANAHVIRRSFFAENPNEPQVQFKLEPYTLDPSVSRAEFRLGNQQMEYRHGPIIPVSFKWPVDAEDGRTSLVLEKIAGRALGIEENTGPWSLFRLFDLMQTEYLRGRDVMVLKANVGGLRVNYLLSSQRSPNPFDLNAIRRFRLLGQL, from the coding sequence ATGAAAGACTTTCTGAAGAAACTGGCGACTACCCTGAGCAAGACATGGGTCTGGTCGCTGCTCATCGTTCTGGCTGTCGTATTGCTGATCTGGTTCGCAGGGCCAGTGTTTGCGATTTCAGACAACAAGTTCTGGGAGAGCCCGGCAAATCGCTGGCTGAGTATCAGCATCGTGTTCTTGCTGTGGGGATTGTTGATGGTCTTCGCCGGATGGCGTGCGGGCGTACGAAAAAGCCAAGACGACAGCAGCTCCGGGCAGTCCAGTCTGGAGGCAGCGGAAAAAATAAACGAAGAGCATAAAGAACTGCGCGGACGCTTTCTGGATGCACTGCAAACCCTCAAAACTTCGAGCCTTTATAGCGGCCACAGTGAACGCTGGCGCACCGAGCTACCCTGGTATCTGGTCATTGGGCCGACAAACGTCGGCAAGACTAGCCTGCTGGATTTTTCGGGGCTGGACTTCCCACTCAACAAGCTCGAACGCAAGCTGACACGCGACACACTTGGGACACGCTATTGCGACTGGTACTTCGCCAATAACGCGGTCCTTATTGATACCTCCGGGCGCTACTTGACGCAGCAAGATGAAGTCGCCAAGTCCGCTTGGGCAACGCTGCTTACGCAACTGCGTAAGCGCCGCCGCAGCCGACCGCTCAACGGCATTCTTGTGACTATCGATATCGATAGCCTGCGCGGCGCGGAAACTGATGTAGAGATCCTGGCACGCCAGGTGCGTCAAAGACTCAAAGAAGTGCAGCAACGCCTGCACGTCAACCTGCCGGTGTATCTGATACTGAGCAAAGCTGACCGTGTGCAGGGTTTTGATGCGTTCTTCGATCAACTGTCCCGCGAAGAAAGCGACCAAGTCTTCGGCACCACCTTCTCCAAGGAGCAGAACGGTACCGACGCCATTGTGTTGCGGGCAGAGTTTGATGCGCTCCTTCACCGGCTCAACGATCAAGTAGTGCCGCGCCTGCATGTCGAACGCGATATTGGCCGTCGCGGCCTCATTCTGGAGTTCCCAAACCACCTTGCCAAGCTGGGCGAGCGGTTGTGTCTGTTTGTCGATATGGCCTTTACTGGCAGCCGATATCAAAGGGCGAGTCAGTTACGCGGCTTCTACCTGACCAGCGCGCCACATCTGGCTGACGCACTGGATAAAGACGCAGCGTCCATTGGCGCAAAAACCGGTATGGCGAGCAAGGTTTTGCCCACCTTGCGGGCCGGACGCTCGCGCTTCATCCACCATCTGCTGAGCCGAGTCATATTCCCTGAAGCAGAGCTGGCCGGGCTTGACTCCCGCGAGGCCAAGCGCATTCATTGGCGGCACCGGGCACTCTACGGCGGCGCAATATTTGTGCTGATCGGCTTCGCGCTGGCGTGGACGCATGGCTTTTCCACCAACCATGACCGACTGGAAAAAGTTCGCGAGCTTGGCGGACAGCTGGCGCAGCTCCGCTCTGGGTTGAACCCTGAGGATGATGAACTCGTAGCTCTGAAAGTCCTGGACACAAGCTTCGACGCCAGCACTATATTTCCCAATGTGGACGCTATCGCGCTGCATGAGCGCAGCGGTCTGTATCAAGGCGAACCCAGTAATCGCGTGCTGGCTACTGCTTACAGACATGATCTGGAGAAGCAACTACTTCCCCGAGTCGCTGCGTCCCTGGAACGGCAGATCCGCAGCAACCTTCAGGATCGCGACCGACTGCTTGGAAGCCTGCGCGCCTATCTGATGCTGGACCTGAGCGAGCGCCGTGATACCGACTGGCTCAAAGAATGGATCGCTACTGACTGGTCCATTCGCTACAGCGGCAATACTTCCGCTCAGAATGGGCTCGGAGGGCACCTCCAGCGCTTGCTTGATCAGCCATTCAACTATCCGCTCAATACCGAGTTGGTCACACAGGCTCGCCAGATCCTGCGCGGGGAGTCCATGGCCAATGTTGTGTACCGTGCGTTGCGTGACCAGGCGCATGGCTTGCCGACGTATCGCCTCGGCCAGCACCTGGGGTCGCATGGTGCTGCATTTTCAGGCGCCGACTACATCATTCCTGGCTTCTTTACCCAGCAGGGCTATCAGCAAAGCTTTGTCAGCAAAGGTACAGCGCTGGTCAGTACGATCTTGCGCGACAACTGGGTATTGGGCGAGGGATCCAACATCAGCGAAATGGACTTGAGACGCCTGATGGTGGAGTTGGAGCAGCTGTATTTCCGCGACTATGCCAACCACTGGAGTGAGGCAGTAGGACGCGTCGGGTTGCAAAGTTTCACCACTGCGGCCGAGGGTGCCGATCAATTGGCAAGCCTGACGGCAGCTCATTCACCCCTGCTGCAACTATTGATAGAGATACGCGACAACACGCATTTTCAAACACTCGACGAGCAGATCGAACTGCTCAAGACCAATGGCCTCAAGAAAACAACTGCCTTGGGCAACGTGGCCAAGGCCGCAGCGGAGCAAGCCAAAGAAGCGGTGACCAAAGCACTGCCCGATACCGCCAAGAAATCACTACAACGGCGCTTCGAACCTCTTCATCGCCTACTTGATGAAAATAACGGGCCAGCGGCCGACCTTATCCCTTCGTTGCAGGCGCTCAATGAGATGCAACTGCAGCTGTCGAACCTGGCGCGTTCCAGCCAACAGGAACAAACCGCTTATGAGTTGGCGAAAGGACGTATGGCAGGCCAGCGAGATCCGATTGGGTCGCTTCGAAATGCCTCGACTCGGCTACCTGCGCCGATCAATGGCTGGTTGAACGCAACGGCCGACGACACCTGGTCGCTGGTTCTGGCAGACGCCTATCAATACCTTAACCAGCGTTATCAGAGTGAGCTGCTGAGCTTCTACGGCAACGCCCTCGACAAGCGCTATCCGTTCAATGCCCATAGCACCAGTGACGTGGCGCTCAATGATTTCCGAGAGTTTTTCAAGACCCAGGGCGTCATGGACAAATTCTTCGACAGTTACCTGCGTCCATTCGTGAGCGGGACCCCGGGCAACTACCGTCTGCGCAGCGTTGACGGGCGCAGTCTGCCTATGTCGCGGGGTTTCCTGGAGCAGATGGCCAACGCTCATGTTATCCGTCGCAGTTTCTTTGCCGAGAATCCGAACGAACCGCAGGTCCAATTCAAGCTTGAGCCCTACACGCTAGACCCAAGTGTAAGCCGTGCCGAGTTCCGCCTGGGTAACCAGCAAATGGAGTATCGCCATGGGCCCATTATTCCAGTCTCCTTCAAATGGCCGGTTGATGCCGAAGACGGACGTACCAGCCTGGTGCTTGAGAAAATCGCAGGCCGTGCGCTGGGAATTGAAGAGAATACGGGGCCCTGGTCGCTGTTTCGTCTGTTCGATTTGATGCAGACCGAGTACCTGCGTGGCCGCGATGTCATGGTGCTCAAAGCCAATGTCGGTGGCTTGCGAGTCAATTACCTGCTGTCCAGCCAACGTTCTCCAAACCCTTTTGACCTGAATGCGATCCGCCGCTTCCGGCTTCTGGGGCAACTTTGA
- the stp_3 gene encoding serine/threonine phosphoprotein phosphatase Stp1, with protein sequence MGGHQSGDVASQLIVSRIAALNSHARLEARAQALRQCVLDVHQQLGELAAGDGRSSVIGSTVVALMIEGPRAICMWAGDSRCYLWRQQRLYQLSRDHTLLQRLLDEQKISPQQAMRHPQAQALTRAVGTREKLHLDVVELNVQHNDVFLLCSDGLHQALDHSTLGHALNMASPYAALSTMFDITLSGAAVDNLTAVVIHT encoded by the coding sequence ATGGGAGGCCACCAAAGTGGCGACGTTGCCAGCCAATTGATCGTCAGCCGCATTGCCGCACTGAACTCGCATGCTCGTCTGGAAGCTCGGGCTCAAGCGCTGCGTCAGTGTGTGCTGGACGTTCACCAGCAACTGGGGGAGCTTGCCGCAGGTGATGGCAGGTCCAGTGTGATCGGAAGTACCGTGGTCGCCCTGATGATCGAGGGTCCACGGGCGATTTGTATGTGGGCAGGCGACAGCCGCTGTTATCTATGGCGGCAACAGCGGCTGTATCAACTGTCACGAGACCACACGTTGCTTCAGCGTCTTCTCGATGAGCAAAAGATCAGCCCACAACAAGCAATGCGCCATCCCCAGGCTCAGGCATTGACGCGAGCGGTGGGAACCCGAGAAAAGCTGCATCTTGATGTGGTCGAGCTGAACGTTCAGCACAACGACGTCTTTCTCCTGTGCTCCGACGGGCTTCATCAAGCACTCGATCACAGCACCCTCGGACATGCGTTGAACATGGCATCGCCCTACGCAGCCTTGAGCACTATGTTCGACATCACATTGAGCGGCGCGGCCGTCGATAACCTGACGGCGGTGGTGATTCATACATGA
- the prkC_2 gene encoding serine/threonine protein kinase — MSTDSARPAQAGDLTSFALAGGLGIGPDSASAARTSAYELPEILCARYQLEGVLGAGGMGVIYRARDVLCAQFGEPDPCVAIKLMGDELSEAPDADLLLYSEFALTRHLRHPNVVKVDTFDVDPASRRAFFTQELMRGKTLEALLCEQPTGVAPFELQDIAVPLLAALAHCHERGVVHGDLKPGNLMLTDNGPRLFDFGLAQATKGPLSKLPRLSKERFKAWTPRYAAPELLEEGGMISPRTDVFAMGCVLFEIAGGKHPFGTMLSTQARAERRWNQLQAPENLPVRFWPALRLALNLDANRRTITARELHDAFCTVPIGKIQF; from the coding sequence ATGAGCACCGACAGCGCTCGTCCTGCGCAAGCCGGAGATCTGACTTCTTTCGCCCTGGCCGGAGGGTTGGGTATCGGGCCGGACTCCGCAAGCGCTGCCCGCACCTCGGCCTATGAACTGCCGGAGATTTTATGTGCCCGATATCAACTTGAAGGGGTGCTGGGTGCAGGTGGCATGGGTGTGATCTATCGCGCACGGGACGTGTTGTGTGCACAGTTCGGCGAGCCTGATCCCTGTGTCGCTATAAAGTTGATGGGCGATGAGTTGAGTGAGGCGCCGGATGCAGACTTGCTGCTCTACAGTGAATTCGCTCTCACCCGCCATCTACGCCATCCCAATGTCGTAAAGGTTGATACTTTCGATGTGGACCCCGCCTCTCGACGGGCCTTTTTCACCCAAGAGCTGATGCGCGGCAAGACACTGGAAGCATTGCTCTGCGAGCAGCCCACCGGCGTGGCGCCGTTCGAGCTTCAAGACATAGCAGTCCCTTTGCTGGCTGCTTTGGCGCATTGCCATGAGCGAGGCGTGGTGCATGGCGATTTGAAGCCCGGAAATCTCATGCTGACCGACAACGGCCCTCGCCTGTTTGACTTTGGATTAGCCCAGGCAACGAAGGGGCCATTGAGCAAACTACCCCGGCTGAGCAAGGAACGTTTTAAAGCCTGGACGCCCCGCTACGCAGCTCCGGAGCTGCTTGAAGAAGGCGGCATGATTTCTCCCCGAACCGATGTTTTTGCCATGGGCTGTGTGCTCTTTGAAATTGCAGGTGGCAAACATCCCTTTGGCACAATGCTTTCTACCCAGGCACGCGCTGAACGACGCTGGAATCAGCTTCAAGCACCTGAAAATTTACCGGTTCGCTTTTGGCCTGCCTTGCGGCTAGCGCTCAATCTGGATGCCAACCGCCGAACAATAACTGCTCGAGAACTGCACGATGCATTTTGTACGGTGCCAATCGGAAAGATACAGTTTTAA
- a CDS encoding lipoprotein: MKKLWMSAGLATLIATTSGCVSYNMSQPSAPLEAVVKSDLKADVKVGETISGESSTNILFNFFAFGGDTQFADGVVYGGGAGGGALGSLGLPIPDPISTTKAAAAYKAVKSSGADLIVAPRYEVNVEDYFIFKKVGVKVTGNKGSISSIR, encoded by the coding sequence ATGAAAAAGCTGTGGATGTCCGCTGGCCTTGCAACGCTGATTGCAACCACCAGCGGCTGTGTGAGTTACAACATGAGCCAACCAAGCGCACCGCTTGAAGCCGTGGTTAAAAGTGACTTGAAAGCAGACGTTAAAGTAGGCGAAACCATCAGTGGTGAGTCGTCGACCAACATCCTGTTCAACTTCTTCGCGTTCGGCGGCGATACGCAATTTGCCGATGGCGTTGTTTATGGAGGCGGTGCTGGCGGCGGTGCTCTGGGTAGCCTGGGCCTGCCAATTCCTGATCCGATTTCTACAACCAAAGCCGCAGCGGCTTACAAGGCTGTGAAATCTTCGGGTGCCGACCTGATCGTTGCGCCGCGCTATGAAGTGAACGTAGAAGACTACTTCATCTTCAAAAAGGTCGGCGTGAAAGTCACCGGTAACAAAGGCAGCATCAGCAGCATCCGCTGA
- a CDS encoding helicase: MKFRFLLWMLGLLMARASRNNPAFQQQLAGKELTFQLQTLDGKVARHFVISGQRVRSASGVVADSAFVIAFKDAAYGFETLQAKNKQLAFMQGIQNKDIQVTGNTGLVMWFQGLMKYLKPRKKQPVKA, translated from the coding sequence ATGAAATTTCGTTTTCTACTCTGGATGCTCGGGCTGCTGATGGCGCGAGCCAGCCGTAATAACCCGGCTTTTCAGCAGCAATTGGCGGGCAAAGAGCTGACCTTTCAGCTACAGACTCTCGACGGCAAGGTCGCCAGGCATTTTGTGATCAGCGGCCAACGGGTGCGCAGCGCATCCGGCGTGGTGGCGGATTCGGCTTTCGTGATCGCCTTCAAGGATGCTGCCTACGGTTTTGAAACGCTGCAGGCCAAGAACAAGCAGTTGGCGTTCATGCAGGGGATTCAGAACAAGGACATTCAGGTCACCGGCAACACCGGGCTGGTGATGTGGTTTCAGGGCTTGATGAAGTACCTGAAACCACGCAAGAAGCAGCCGGTAAAAGCCTAA
- a CDS encoding membrane protein — translation MRRLCVWLIAGALALIGSNAFADLSLALDTSGLSPEQQKASQTLLDEALAALPPKFVQDLDRRIDVRWSADMPANAYGQASGPYRLDLNSNLLAGLTDGSAANKQTNRPHGTVRREMLATVLHELTHIYDRGRLWSSAQRAVIFQCGRRSSSLGKVGLPDYCRGQTERRFTLSDDPRLLDLAGWPQYVGRRGEREEHNGQVARSPDIYETTSPLEFVAVNMEYFLLDPSYVCRRPALYAYYKEQFGWAPAAKEQCPSFYPYLNAGNDFGREPLGKLDPERVYAVDYLLAEANQNMMSRWGHSMLRLVICRPGRPRGPDCRLDLDQHLVLSYRAFVGDVQLSSWDGLMGAYPSRLFVLPLAQVIDEYTKTELRSLASVPLKLSRPEIEGLVQHAAEMHWSYDGNYFFISNNCAVENLKLLRSGTNNPKLVDLDSILPNGLLEVLKGRGLADTSVLDDPKEALRKGYRFDSYRDRYQAMFEVLSKHLPVKQTKVEDWMSLPAEERRQWLPQADLRTSAAMLLLEQASLRRQLLLAQDEVKQRYLSAREQKDGSVSRATGTLQEILASSGFLSRPAELLDSGGYGLPQAAEWKRLEDESSQRQKQLQRLTGDLDKEVRALLEPKRASEIAANEANLKQLGDHLRALHKAAGGLELP, via the coding sequence GTGAGGCGCCTCTGCGTCTGGCTGATTGCGGGCGCGCTGGCGCTGATCGGCAGCAATGCGTTCGCTGACCTGAGCCTGGCGCTGGACACCAGCGGGCTCAGCCCTGAGCAACAAAAGGCCAGCCAGACGCTGCTTGATGAAGCACTTGCCGCTTTGCCACCAAAGTTTGTTCAGGACCTGGACCGGCGCATTGACGTGCGCTGGTCTGCCGACATGCCTGCCAATGCCTATGGCCAGGCCTCCGGCCCGTATCGACTGGACCTCAACAGCAACCTGCTGGCAGGCCTGACCGACGGCAGCGCTGCGAACAAACAGACCAACCGCCCCCACGGTACGGTGCGCCGGGAAATGCTGGCCACTGTGCTGCACGAACTGACCCATATTTATGATCGCGGGCGCTTGTGGTCATCGGCCCAACGCGCGGTGATCTTCCAGTGCGGACGGCGCAGCAGTTCGCTGGGCAAAGTGGGCCTGCCAGATTATTGCCGAGGCCAGACCGAGCGTCGCTTCACCCTCAGCGATGACCCACGCCTGCTGGATCTGGCCGGCTGGCCGCAATACGTGGGCCGTCGCGGCGAGCGTGAAGAACACAACGGCCAGGTCGCCCGCAGCCCGGACATCTACGAAACCACCAGCCCGCTGGAATTCGTCGCGGTCAACATGGAGTACTTCCTGCTTGATCCGTCCTACGTCTGCCGTCGACCAGCGCTGTACGCGTATTACAAGGAACAGTTCGGCTGGGCGCCTGCCGCCAAAGAACAATGCCCGTCGTTCTACCCTTATTTGAATGCCGGTAACGATTTCGGCCGTGAACCTCTGGGCAAGCTTGACCCGGAGCGTGTGTACGCCGTCGACTACCTGCTGGCCGAAGCCAATCAGAACATGATGAGCCGGTGGGGCCACAGCATGCTGCGGCTGGTGATCTGTCGACCCGGTCGCCCGCGCGGACCGGACTGCCGACTGGATCTGGACCAGCATCTGGTGCTGTCCTATCGAGCGTTTGTTGGCGATGTGCAGTTGTCGAGCTGGGATGGCTTGATGGGCGCTTACCCGTCGCGACTGTTCGTGCTGCCGCTGGCGCAAGTCATCGATGAATACACCAAGACCGAGCTTCGCAGCCTGGCGTCAGTTCCGCTGAAACTGTCCCGCCCTGAAATCGAAGGCTTGGTGCAGCACGCGGCTGAAATGCACTGGAGCTACGACGGCAATTACTTTTTCATCTCCAACAACTGCGCCGTGGAAAACCTCAAACTGCTGCGAAGTGGCACCAACAATCCCAAGCTGGTTGACCTGGATAGCATCCTGCCCAACGGCTTGCTTGAAGTGCTTAAAGGTCGAGGGCTAGCCGACACCAGCGTGCTGGACGACCCCAAAGAGGCGCTGCGCAAAGGCTACCGTTTCGACTCCTACCGCGACCGTTATCAAGCGATGTTCGAGGTGTTGAGCAAACACTTGCCGGTCAAGCAAACCAAGGTGGAAGACTGGATGTCTTTGCCTGCCGAAGAACGCAGGCAGTGGCTGCCTCAAGCAGACCTGCGCACCAGCGCCGCGATGTTGCTGCTGGAGCAGGCCAGCCTGCGTCGGCAGTTGCTGCTGGCTCAGGATGAAGTCAAACAACGTTACCTCAGTGCCCGCGAGCAGAAGGACGGCAGCGTTTCGCGAGCCACCGGCACGCTGCAGGAGATCCTTGCCAGCAGCGGCTTCCTCAGTCGCCCGGCCGAACTGCTCGATAGTGGAGGCTACGGTTTACCCCAGGCGGCAGAGTGGAAACGCCTGGAAGATGAAAGCAGCCAGCGCCAGAAACAATTACAGCGCCTGACTGGCGACCTGGACAAGGAAGTCCGGGCGTTGCTCGAACCCAAGCGCGCCAGCGAAATCGCCGCCAACGAAGCCAATCTCAAGCAACTCGGTGACCACCTGCGCGCGCTACACAAAGCCGCGGGCGGATTGGAATTGCCTTAG
- a CDS encoding holliday junction resolvasome, helicase subunit, protein MRTPLIAASLGLFMLAGVAQAQTVVQTSNIIVNAFGRTIDFTSDTTTSIRDSKVVIQAKDDAASYVASGGDIHGSQLDAAFDTLRARVPEARDASDQVLAEAILAL, encoded by the coding sequence ATGCGTACCCCCCTGATTGCCGCCTCCCTCGGTCTGTTCATGCTGGCCGGCGTTGCCCAGGCGCAAACCGTCGTGCAAACCAGCAACATCATCGTCAATGCGTTCGGTCGCACCATCGACTTCACCTCGGACACCACCACCTCGATCCGTGATTCCAAAGTCGTGATCCAGGCCAAGGACGACGCGGCCAGCTACGTCGCCAGTGGCGGCGATATCCACGGCTCGCAACTGGACGCCGCGTTCGACACTCTTCGCGCCCGCGTCCCTGAAGCTCGCGATGCCAGTGATCAGGTGCTTGCCGAAGCTATTCTCGCTCTGTGA
- a CDS encoding Holliday junction resolvasome, helicase subunit, whose product MDTSTQGVVITGYVTSKVTTAPFDRKLIIAAQDDAAVFVATDGELRGAQLESALMALRQTEPKLSASDLELAQAILVQ is encoded by the coding sequence ATGGATACGAGCACTCAGGGCGTGGTCATTACCGGCTACGTGACCAGCAAAGTGACCACTGCACCTTTCGACAGAAAGCTGATCATTGCGGCGCAGGATGACGCGGCAGTGTTTGTCGCCACCGATGGCGAACTCAGAGGCGCTCAGCTGGAATCGGCGTTAATGGCCTTGCGCCAGACCGAGCCAAAATTGAGTGCCAGCGACCTCGAACTCGCGCAGGCAATCCTCGTCCAATAG
- a CDS encoding ribonucleotide reductase, alpha subunit, whose translation MSRLRLLSAAILLTAATAANASSFVVTTDTLVRAVDASTNATSNVTSSFKDDKIVLAARDDAASFVGSAGDIRGAQLESAFQHIRQTVPQLQASDADLAQAILAI comes from the coding sequence ATGTCCCGCCTTCGCCTGCTTAGCGCTGCAATCCTGCTGACTGCCGCCACTGCTGCAAATGCTTCCAGCTTTGTCGTCACCACCGACACCCTGGTACGCGCTGTCGATGCGTCAACCAACGCGACTTCGAATGTCACCTCGTCCTTCAAGGATGACAAAATCGTCCTCGCTGCTCGCGACGACGCTGCCAGCTTTGTCGGCAGTGCTGGCGACATCCGTGGCGCGCAGTTGGAAAGTGCCTTCCAGCACATCCGTCAGACCGTTCCACAACTGCAAGCATCGGATGCCGATCTGGCTCAGGCCATTCTCGCCATCTGA
- a CDS encoding Uncharacterized conserved small protein — translation MERTVSSDLFFENTATTAKAAWPLRAFANLMLWQRRLSSRHQLARLDARLLADAGISESQRYEELSKPFWR, via the coding sequence ATGGAACGTACAGTTAGTTCCGACCTTTTCTTCGAAAACACCGCTACAACCGCAAAAGCTGCATGGCCTCTTCGCGCTTTCGCTAACCTGATGCTTTGGCAACGTCGCCTGTCCAGCCGCCACCAATTGGCCCGCCTGGATGCACGTCTGCTGGCTGACGCAGGTATCAGCGAGTCGCAACGTTACGAAGAGCTGAGCAAGCCGTTCTGGCGCTAA
- the scpC gene encoding Acetyl-CoA hydrolase → MYRDRIRLPSLMSKVMSAADAAAMIEDGMTVGMSGFTRAGEAKAVPHALAERAKLSPLKISLLTGASLGNDLDKQLTEAGVLSRRSPFQVDSTLRKAINDGSVMFIDSHLSDTVEQLRNRQIKAVDLAIIECVAITEEGHLVLSTSVGNSASFAILAKQVIVEINLAQPLELEGLHDIYIPSYRPTRLPIPVLQADTRIGNPAVQIDPAKIVGIVISNQADSPSTVLPPDMDTQAIASHLVEFFKNEVREDRLTNKLMPLQAGIGTIANAVMHGLVDSPFHDMTMYSEVLQDSTFELFDAGKLGFASGSSMTLSASKHAEVFADFSRYKSRLVLRPQEISNHPEIIRRLGIIGINTALEFDLYGNVNSTHVCGTRMMNGIGGSGDFSRNAHLAIFVTKSIAKGGAISSIVPMVSHVDHTEHDVDILVTEQGLADLRGLAPRERARVIIDNCVHPAYRDALNAYFAAACAKGGHTPHVLREALSWHIRLDEAGSMLPV, encoded by the coding sequence ATGTACCGTGATCGTATCCGCTTGCCTTCGCTCATGAGCAAGGTGATGAGTGCGGCTGATGCCGCCGCCATGATTGAAGACGGCATGACCGTCGGCATGAGTGGTTTCACCCGTGCCGGTGAAGCCAAAGCCGTGCCCCACGCCCTGGCCGAACGCGCCAAGCTGTCCCCGCTCAAGATCAGCCTGTTGACCGGCGCGAGCCTGGGCAACGATCTGGACAAGCAACTGACCGAGGCGGGCGTGTTGTCCCGTCGCTCGCCGTTTCAGGTCGACAGCACTCTGCGCAAAGCCATCAATGACGGCTCGGTGATGTTCATCGACAGCCACCTGTCTGACACGGTCGAGCAACTGCGCAATCGGCAGATCAAGGCCGTGGACCTGGCAATCATCGAGTGCGTGGCGATCACCGAAGAGGGGCATCTGGTGCTCAGCACTTCGGTGGGCAACTCGGCCAGCTTCGCCATTCTTGCAAAGCAGGTCATCGTCGAGATCAACCTGGCTCAGCCGCTTGAGCTGGAAGGCCTGCACGACATCTATATCCCGAGCTATCGCCCGACCCGGTTGCCGATTCCGGTGCTTCAAGCCGACACGCGCATCGGCAACCCGGCGGTACAGATCGACCCGGCCAAGATCGTTGGCATCGTCATCAGCAATCAGGCTGACTCGCCCTCCACGGTGCTGCCGCCGGATATGGACACCCAGGCCATCGCCAGCCATCTGGTGGAGTTCTTCAAGAACGAAGTCCGCGAAGATCGGCTGACCAACAAACTCATGCCCTTGCAGGCCGGGATCGGCACCATCGCCAACGCCGTGATGCACGGGCTGGTGGATTCGCCGTTTCATGACATGACCATGTATTCCGAGGTGTTGCAGGACTCGACCTTCGAGCTATTCGACGCGGGCAAGCTCGGTTTCGCCTCGGGCAGCTCCATGACGCTCTCGGCCAGTAAGCATGCCGAGGTATTCGCGGACTTCAGCCGCTACAAATCACGTCTGGTGCTGCGCCCGCAGGAAATCTCCAACCACCCGGAAATCATTCGTCGTCTGGGCATCATCGGCATTAATACCGCGCTGGAATTCGATCTGTACGGCAACGTCAACTCCACCCATGTTTGCGGCACGCGCATGATGAACGGTATCGGCGGTTCGGGAGACTTCTCCCGTAACGCCCACCTGGCGATCTTCGTGACAAAGTCCATTGCCAAGGGCGGCGCCATTTCCAGCATCGTGCCAATGGTCAGCCATGTGGATCACACCGAGCATGACGTGGACATTCTGGTGACCGAACAAGGGCTGGCGGATCTTCGCGGCCTGGCGCCACGGGAACGGGCACGGGTGATTATCGACAACTGTGTGCACCCGGCTTACCGGGACGCCCTGAATGCCTACTTTGCCGCCGCCTGCGCCAAGGGTGGACACACGCCGCATGTGCTGCGCGAGGCACTGAGTTGGCACATTAGGCTGGACGAAGCAGGCAGCATGCTGCCGGTGTGA